One window from the genome of Candidatus Methanoperedens sp. encodes:
- a CDS encoding DUF350 domain-containing protein has translation MEIINAVVGIIQLVIAIILAVVALYIGFSVLGKITKGIDEEKEIARGNTAVGILVASVFVAIGIVVQSGVAGISVGISQAINAGLTSSLGITIIVVSIVQLILGIVLAIVAIYLALNILDKLTKEIDEFAELKKGNVAVALEMAGVIITVAIIIQSGVMGITAALIG, from the coding sequence ATGGAAATAATAAATGCAGTCGTAGGGATTATACAATTAGTTATTGCAATTATACTTGCAGTAGTTGCATTGTATATTGGTTTTTCCGTATTAGGAAAGATAACTAAAGGGATTGATGAGGAAAAGGAAATTGCCAGAGGCAATACTGCGGTAGGAATCCTTGTAGCATCGGTATTTGTTGCGATAGGAATAGTCGTCCAGTCAGGAGTTGCAGGTATCTCAGTGGGAATTTCACAGGCTATTAATGCTGGTCTTACTTCCTCTTTGGGCATAACAATAATCGTTGTCAGCATCGTTCAACTTATACTTGGCATAGTGCTTGCGATTGTAGCAATATATCTTGCATTGAATATCCTCGATAAACTGACCAAAGAGATCGATGAATTCGCAGAACTAAAGAAAGGAAATGTAGCAGTAGCCCTTGAAATGGCAGGCGTAATAATTACGGTTGCGATTATTATCCAGTCAGGAGTAATGGGTATAACAGCCGCATTGATCGGATAA
- a CDS encoding type II toxin-antitoxin system HicA family toxin: MPKLPSVSGKKIIRSLNKMGFIIVRQKGSHVFMQRGESTVTVPLHDPVKKTTLKSSCI; this comes from the coding sequence GTGCCTAAACTCCCTTCTGTATCTGGTAAAAAGATTATCAGATCTTTGAATAAGATGGGTTTTATCATAGTACGACAGAAAGGGAGCCATGTGTTTATGCAAAGAGGGGAATCAACAGTTACTGTGCCATTACATGACCCTGTCAAGAAAACCACTCTTAAAAGTAGTTGCATTTAA
- a CDS encoding type II toxin-antitoxin system HicB family antitoxin, with protein MQFTVKLEDSDEGGYTAQCLELPAAISEGDTKEKALKNIKEAIQLVLEVSHEQARAYTEVFKVEVASA; from the coding sequence ATGCAATTTACAGTAAAACTCGAAGACTCTGATGAAGGGGGATATACCGCCCAATGTCTTGAACTTCCCGCAGCTATAAGTGAAGGAGATACAAAAGAAAAAGCACTAAAAAATATTAAAGAAGCAATTCAATTGGTTCTTGAAGTCTCCCATGAGCAAGCAAGAGCATATACAGAAGTCTTCAAGGTGGAAGTGGCAAGTGCCTAA